The Brachyhypopomus gauderio isolate BG-103 chromosome 1, BGAUD_0.2, whole genome shotgun sequence genome includes a window with the following:
- the ccdc120b gene encoding coiled-coil domain-containing protein 120 isoform X1 has protein sequence MEVKGHLNTDMGPDVQGTGENMQQAERLSELQDRKQTLQTLLNSRLDELRQVCLLEAELTGKLPRAFPLDVGDRPPFIQRRLGLPPPPLSRAEDDLVQRRQVKLLLGGGLRRTVESDTTTMHGKRTVHRGCHTEETVKSESSSMSDSTQSQDTEESSPSMAQGERSLSHPRLALASPDSHLCRKPSPVEIYYEMRTRRNSASSSVSPSHSLPRSTSNTEGRSVPATPLLSRTAPISIHMRPDPAGAPVKQQNSSPDIPQFVPLASLESSSSDCRGCPYSSRARRSNSTEALLDRSSLQESLGPRDGAHTRGGMPPRAGPYKSSESLMDGKLRQVYWGSPERPLGGAEEQGRTRSSVGGRASGVGYSEILMDYIWGKQQSRAAPPALRQSAGQAWPNLPAAATPPHYNGFSHSQIHLAAAPPPYGPVLLSEPQAESRRVKVTRTKSCGPFIPLQQQDAVLLSPYEPTHPASSSPTSSIPNLLPLQAELPPTAGAAFSCRPVPFSLPTPDDSVRSLHKALALEGLRDWYLRNALGYSTPAKGHEGLPLRHAQHLASQGQSVPLDPLYSHRQMPQSASFHGHPLRGRSLELSLYSEPFLSQKPTPKEAGTDPAAPGTLV, from the exons ATGGAGGTCAAAGGGCATTTGAATACTGACATGGGTCCAG acgTCCAGGGCACAGGGGAGAACATGCAGCAGGCGGAGCGTCTCTCCGAGCTGCAGGACAGGAAGCAGACACTGCAGACGCTCCTTAACAGCCGGCTGGACGAACTACGCCAAGTGTGTCTGCTGGAGGCG GAGCTGACGGGGAAGCTGCCGCGTGCCTTTCCTCTGGACGTGGGGGATCGACCCCCGTTTATCCAGCGCAGGCTGGGcctgcctcccccccccctctccaggGCAGAG GATGACCTGGTCCAGAGGAGACAGGTGAAGCTCCTGTTGGGTGGCGGACTGAGGCGGACGGTGgagtcagacacaaccacaatgCACGGCAAGAGGACCGTTCACCGTGGGTGTCACACAG AGGAAACGGTTAAATCAGAGAGCAGTTCCATGTCAGACTCCACTCAGTCCCAAGACACTG AGGAGTCGTCCCCTAGTATGGCCCAGGGGGAGCGGTCCCTGTCTCACCCCCGCCTGGCCTTGGCTAGTCCTGACAGCCACCTCTGTAGGAAACCATCTCCAGTGGAGATCTACTACGAGATGAGGACTCGTCGCAACTCCGCCTCCAGCTCCGTCAG TCCGAGCCACTCCCTGCCAAGGAGTACATCCAATACGGAGGGCAGGAGTGTTCCAGCCACGCCTCTTCTGTCTCGAACTGCACCAATCAGCATTCATATGAG gcccgaccctgctggtGCTCCAGTAAAACAGCAGAACAGTAGTCCTGACATCCCACAGTTTGTGCCGCTGGCGTCTCTGGAGAGCTCCTCCTCTGACTGCCGGGGCTGCCCGTACAGCTCGCGCGCCCGCCGCAGCAACAGCACCGAGGCCTTGCTGGACCGATCCTCCCTGCAGGAGTCCCTGGGGCCACGCGACGGAGCGCACACGCGTGGCGGCATGCCCCCTAGGGCCGGCCCCTACAAGAGCTCTGAGTCGCTGATGGACGGCAAGCTCCGGCAAGTATACTGGGGCAGCCCGGAGAGGCCGCTGGGAGGAGCGGAAGAGCAGGGGCGCACGCGCTCCTCGGTGGGCGGGAGAGCAAGCGGCGTGGGCTACAGCGAGATCTTAATGGACTACATCTGGGGCAAACAGCAGAGCAGAGCCGCCCCGCCGGCCCTACGCCAGTCGGCCGGGCAGGCGTGGCCCAACCTTCCAGCGGCCGCCACGCCTCCTCACTACAACGGCTTCTCCCATTCGCAGATCCACTTGGCCGCTGCTCCGCCCCCTTATGGCCCCGTGCTCCTGTCTGAGCCCCAGGCCGAGTCGCGGAGGGTCAAGGTCACACGGACCAAGTCGTGCGGGCCCTTCATCCCCCTCCAGCAGCAGGACGCTGTGCTGCTCTCCCCGTACGAGCCCACGCACCCGGCCTCCTCTTCCCCCACCTCTTCCATCCCCAACCTGCTGCCTCTCCAAGCAGAGCTGCCCCCCACTGCCGGTGCTGCCTTCAGCTGCAGGCCTGTGCCCTTCTCGCTGCCCACTCCGGATGACTCTGTGCGCAGCCTACACAAGGCGCTGGCCTTGGAGGGCCTCCGGGACTGGTACCTAAGGAACGCCCTGGGTTACAGCACCCCAGCCAAGGGGCACGAAGGGCTCCCCTTGCGACACGCCCAACACCTGGCATCCCAGGGGCAGTCTGTCCCGCTTGACCCACTGTACTCACACCGCCAGATGCCCCAGTCTGCCTCCTTTCATGGACACCCCCTGCGGGGCAG GTCTCTGGAGCTCTCTCTCTACTCAGAGCCCTTCCTGTCCCAGAAGCCCACACCAAAAGAGGCCGGCACGGACCCTGCTGCCCCCGGGACTCTGGTTTAA
- the ccdc120b gene encoding coiled-coil domain-containing protein 120 isoform X2 has protein sequence MEVKGHLNTDMGPDVQGTGENMQQAERLSELQDRKQTLQTLLNSRLDELRQVCLLEAELTGKLPRAFPLDVGDRPPFIQRRLGLPPPPLSRAEDDLVQRRQVKLLLGGGLRRTVESDTTTMHGKRTVHRGCHTEESSPSMAQGERSLSHPRLALASPDSHLCRKPSPVEIYYEMRTRRNSASSSVSPSHSLPRSTSNTEGRSVPATPLLSRTAPISIHMRPDPAGAPVKQQNSSPDIPQFVPLASLESSSSDCRGCPYSSRARRSNSTEALLDRSSLQESLGPRDGAHTRGGMPPRAGPYKSSESLMDGKLRQVYWGSPERPLGGAEEQGRTRSSVGGRASGVGYSEILMDYIWGKQQSRAAPPALRQSAGQAWPNLPAAATPPHYNGFSHSQIHLAAAPPPYGPVLLSEPQAESRRVKVTRTKSCGPFIPLQQQDAVLLSPYEPTHPASSSPTSSIPNLLPLQAELPPTAGAAFSCRPVPFSLPTPDDSVRSLHKALALEGLRDWYLRNALGYSTPAKGHEGLPLRHAQHLASQGQSVPLDPLYSHRQMPQSASFHGHPLRGRSLELSLYSEPFLSQKPTPKEAGTDPAAPGTLV, from the exons ATGGAGGTCAAAGGGCATTTGAATACTGACATGGGTCCAG acgTCCAGGGCACAGGGGAGAACATGCAGCAGGCGGAGCGTCTCTCCGAGCTGCAGGACAGGAAGCAGACACTGCAGACGCTCCTTAACAGCCGGCTGGACGAACTACGCCAAGTGTGTCTGCTGGAGGCG GAGCTGACGGGGAAGCTGCCGCGTGCCTTTCCTCTGGACGTGGGGGATCGACCCCCGTTTATCCAGCGCAGGCTGGGcctgcctcccccccccctctccaggGCAGAG GATGACCTGGTCCAGAGGAGACAGGTGAAGCTCCTGTTGGGTGGCGGACTGAGGCGGACGGTGgagtcagacacaaccacaatgCACGGCAAGAGGACCGTTCACCGTGGGTGTCACACAG AGGAGTCGTCCCCTAGTATGGCCCAGGGGGAGCGGTCCCTGTCTCACCCCCGCCTGGCCTTGGCTAGTCCTGACAGCCACCTCTGTAGGAAACCATCTCCAGTGGAGATCTACTACGAGATGAGGACTCGTCGCAACTCCGCCTCCAGCTCCGTCAG TCCGAGCCACTCCCTGCCAAGGAGTACATCCAATACGGAGGGCAGGAGTGTTCCAGCCACGCCTCTTCTGTCTCGAACTGCACCAATCAGCATTCATATGAG gcccgaccctgctggtGCTCCAGTAAAACAGCAGAACAGTAGTCCTGACATCCCACAGTTTGTGCCGCTGGCGTCTCTGGAGAGCTCCTCCTCTGACTGCCGGGGCTGCCCGTACAGCTCGCGCGCCCGCCGCAGCAACAGCACCGAGGCCTTGCTGGACCGATCCTCCCTGCAGGAGTCCCTGGGGCCACGCGACGGAGCGCACACGCGTGGCGGCATGCCCCCTAGGGCCGGCCCCTACAAGAGCTCTGAGTCGCTGATGGACGGCAAGCTCCGGCAAGTATACTGGGGCAGCCCGGAGAGGCCGCTGGGAGGAGCGGAAGAGCAGGGGCGCACGCGCTCCTCGGTGGGCGGGAGAGCAAGCGGCGTGGGCTACAGCGAGATCTTAATGGACTACATCTGGGGCAAACAGCAGAGCAGAGCCGCCCCGCCGGCCCTACGCCAGTCGGCCGGGCAGGCGTGGCCCAACCTTCCAGCGGCCGCCACGCCTCCTCACTACAACGGCTTCTCCCATTCGCAGATCCACTTGGCCGCTGCTCCGCCCCCTTATGGCCCCGTGCTCCTGTCTGAGCCCCAGGCCGAGTCGCGGAGGGTCAAGGTCACACGGACCAAGTCGTGCGGGCCCTTCATCCCCCTCCAGCAGCAGGACGCTGTGCTGCTCTCCCCGTACGAGCCCACGCACCCGGCCTCCTCTTCCCCCACCTCTTCCATCCCCAACCTGCTGCCTCTCCAAGCAGAGCTGCCCCCCACTGCCGGTGCTGCCTTCAGCTGCAGGCCTGTGCCCTTCTCGCTGCCCACTCCGGATGACTCTGTGCGCAGCCTACACAAGGCGCTGGCCTTGGAGGGCCTCCGGGACTGGTACCTAAGGAACGCCCTGGGTTACAGCACCCCAGCCAAGGGGCACGAAGGGCTCCCCTTGCGACACGCCCAACACCTGGCATCCCAGGGGCAGTCTGTCCCGCTTGACCCACTGTACTCACACCGCCAGATGCCCCAGTCTGCCTCCTTTCATGGACACCCCCTGCGGGGCAG GTCTCTGGAGCTCTCTCTCTACTCAGAGCCCTTCCTGTCCCAGAAGCCCACACCAAAAGAGGCCGGCACGGACCCTGCTGCCCCCGGGACTCTGGTTTAA